The DNA window CGAGGGAGAGTTATTGATGTTCCTGTAGAAGCCAATGAGCCTTTAAAAAAAGGGGATGTACTGTTTGTTATCGATCCCACCCCTTTCGAAGCAGAAGTTGATAGATTAAAGGCAAAAATAAAAGAAGCCAGCCAAAGCGCACTTAGCCTTCAATCTGATGTACTCGAAGCTCAAGCAGCATTGACTCAGTCCATCGCAGATAGAGACAAAGCGCAGCGAGAATTTTCTCGTTACCAACGTGGCTATGACAAAGGCGCGTTTACTGAGCAAGATCTGGACAGTCGTCGCCAAGCCTACAAAGCCTCTGAGGCCGCGGTCGACGTATCTCAAGCACGAGTGAGCCAAGCTAAAATAGCCCTTAATTCTGAAATAGGTGGTGAGAATACTAGGGTCGCTCAGTCACTTGCAGAATTGCGCCAAGCGGAGTTCGATTTAGAGCAAACCGTCGTGAAAGCACCAACCGATGGCTTCGCCACTCAACTCGCTCTTCGTCCCGGCGTGATGGCGGTACCTTTACCTCTCGCTCCTGTGATGACATTCGTACACACAGAAGAAACTCTATATGCTGCGGCATTCAGGCAAAACTCGCTTCAGCGTCTGCAACCGGGCTATGAAGCAGAGTTTCTCTTTAGAGCAATTCCTGGCAAGGTTTTTAAGGGACGAGTTGTTGATGTACTGCCCGCAATCGGCGAAAGCCAATTTCAAGCACGTGGATCTCTATTGGGTACTGAAGCACTGCGTACCAATGGACGTGTTTTTGTTACGCTAGAAATTACCGATGATTTATCCAGTTATCATCTCCCTATGGGAACGGCTGTCGAAGTTGCAGTGTATTCAAATCAGTTCACTCATGTATCCATTATGCGCAAAGTTCTGATAAGAATGAAAAGCTGGCAAAACTATCTCTACTTAGACCACTAACCCAGTATAATAAGCCCAGACTACTCAGTAGATTGGGCTTATTGCCGCTTAAATTAGCGTATAAAAGAGATATAGCCCTGAAGAATGATCAGATTGACAATATCAATAAAGAAAGCGCCGACAATAGGGACAACCATAAAGGCTTGAGGTGAAGGACCATATTTATTGACCAGTGATCCCATATTCATCACAGCCGTAGGGGTCGCACCTAAGCCAAACCCACAATGACCACCTGACATAACGGCAGCATCATAGTTAGAGCCCATGACCTTAAAGGTCACAAAGTAGGCAAAAAGGCCTAGAACTACTGACTGAACAGATAAGATGACAAGAAATGGAATCGCGAGATCGAATATATTCCACAGCTTCAAACTCATGAGAGCCATTGCAAGGAATAACGAAAGCGACACAGTACCGAGAATATCAACTGTTTCCGCATCCACTCTGTGTACTTTGGTGATTTCCATTGCATTAGTAATAAACACACCGATAAACAAGGCATAAACAAAATCAGGGATCATAAGCCAACTGACTTCCAAGCTCGTCACCCATTGCTCAAGATACTTAGCACCAGTCACACAAATCAGCAAAACAAATAAGATCTCAATCACCTTTTTTGAAGTGACTTTATCTTCTTCATACTCGTTGTAAGTCACAAGCTCTGGAAACTTTTCATGGGTGTTGCCCCCTTTGCCATAATCGGACTCAAACCCATTCTTGTTAATCAACTTTTGCGCAACTGGGCTACCTATAATACCTCCAACGATCAAACCAAAGGTTGCCGATGCCATGGCGATTTCCAATGTATTACTTAACCCGTATGTCTCTGTAAACGTTTGTGACCATGCAGCGCCAGTACCGTGACCACCAGATAAGGTGATTGAACCTGCGATTAGGCCCATCAAAGGATCAAGACCAAGCGCCGTTGCCAAAGAGATACCAACAGCATTTTGAATGATAATGTAGACTGACGCGACCGTGAGGAAAATAAACACCTTAGCGCCGCCTTTTATCAGCTGCGTATAGTTTGCCGCAAGCCCTACAGTACTGAAGAACATCAGCATAAAAGTGTTTTGTAATGGCAATGAAAACTCTAGGTCTATACCCTCAAAGTGCATCATTGTGATAACAAATGCCACCACAAGTCCACCGACAATAGGTTCAGGGATATTAAACCTAGTCAAGATAGGAAGCTTTGAGTTGATAAAATGACCTAGAAATAAGACACATATAGCGATTAGAAAGGATTCTAGTGGCCCAACAGAAATGACTTGATTCATAAAACCTCTTTATTGTCTGTTACCCCTCTTCCCTTACTAGGCAACGTAATGGTGTTTCTTTTCATTTGGCGGTTAATATTCAGATTAAACCACAAAGTCGTAGTTTAGAAAGCCAAGCTTGAAATCTATCCATGTAAGTAGTGATATTCAGAAACCGTATGATTGATAATTTAATCTAAAAACGAAACTGCCATTATGGATGTAACTGGAGATACTTGTCGAGGAGTGGCTATAAATTTGTCTCTTTTAGCGGTGTAAACTGACAGAAAAGAAAAAGTAAAAAAAAAAGCCAACCGCAATAATCGCGATTGGCATCTATATTTTGTGAACAATATTATTCACTAACAACGTCAGTTGGCTAGGTGACCCTCGGCTTAATAAGGGTCGTTAAGTATTATGCATTTTATGTACCAACATTTAAAGCCTTAAAAACGATATGTTGGTTCAGATTTTAAGCAATTAAACGCCTCTTTTTTGCAAATTGCAAGTTGCAAATTGCAAGACAAGTGCAAATTGATAGTAAACCAGTATCTTATCAATTTATGCTCTAGGTATAATTTGGTACTGTTTAATTCCCATTGTCGTTATAATCTTGAAATCAAAACTAACTTGCTCTAAACAATGAAATATCTATCAACGTTTTTAAAAGGATTAGCAATGGGGGCTGCTGATGTGGTCCCAGGAGTCTCTGGTGGAACCATAGCTTTCATAACAGGGATATACGACACATTATTGGAAAGCATTAGACGTATTAACCCACAGCTCATCAGCGTAATAAAACATGATGGGATAAAAGACGCTTTCGAGCACATCAACGGTCTTTTTCTTATCGCACTCTTTTCCGGCATTCTCACGAGCATTGCGACGCTTGCTAAGCTGATTTCTTGGTTACTGGAAACACATCCGATCCCCTTGTGGTCATTCTTTTTCGGCCTTATTCTGGTTTCTGTTTTTCATATGCTCAAGCAGATAGAAAAAAGAAGTCTGAGTCGTATGATCGCACTGTTACTCGGTGTTATTTTCGCTTATAGCATCACCATACTTCAGCCACTACAACTTGACCCAACCAGCGCTAACATCGTGCTCGCAGGCGCTATTGCGATCAGTGCCATGATACTACCGGGAATATCTGGAAGCTTTATCCTCCTTCTTATTGGGATGTACGCTCCTATATTGGGCGCCGTCAAATCCATAGATATAACACCTCTAGCACTCTTCGCCTGTGGTTGTGTTATCGGCCTACTGAGTCTGTCACATGTCCTAACTTGGTTACTCAAGCATGTGCGAGATCTTACTCTGACTTTCTTAACGGGTTTAATGTTGGGGACATTACCAAAGATATGGCCTTGGAAAGAAACGCTCAGTTGGAGAACAAACTCTAGCGGTGAACAAGTACCATTACTTGAACGTAATCTTTCTCCATTTGATTTTGAAGCGATTACATCGCAGCCTGCGCAACTAACCGTTGCAGTAATACTCATGCTCAGCGCCATAGTATTAGTTTTGGCCCTAGAAAAGTTCGCTGCTCACTCAGAAAGCGAATAATCACTTTTAAACTACTCGTGAGTATTCCAGAGGCAGCCGTTTGGCTGTTTCAATTTTATCTGCAACTATTCCAAAAACTCATAAAGCTCAACTTTTTGTCAGTTGCGTAACTGCGTATTGTTGGACAGGATTAAAGTATCGAATCTTTCGGAGTCCTGATATGTCCAACGTATTTCATCGACATTGCCACCAGATTTTGCCGACCATCAGTCACGGCGAAGGTATGTATCTTTTCGACAAGAATGGGAAATCTTACCTTGATGCTTGTGGCGGCGCAGCAGTATCAAACCTTGGCCACAATCACGCTGCGATTAAGCAGGCGATTATCAAACAAGTCAATCAGATAGCCTATGCTCACACTGGCTTTTTCACTAATCAGCCAAGTGAGAAACTGGCCACCAGACTTTGCTCATTAATGCCCAAGCAATTTAATCGAGCCTATTTTGTCAGCGGAGGCTCCGAAGCCGTAGAAGCCGCTTTAAAGATGGCTCGGCAGCATTTCGTTGAACAAGGAAAACCGAGCAAAACCGAGTTTATTGCCCGCAGACAAAGCTATCATGGAAATACACTAGGGGCACTGAGCGTTGGGGGCAATCAGTGGCGACGTGAGCCATTTAAACCTCTGCTCTCTAGTGCTCATCACATTGACCCATGCTACGCATATCGATACCAAAACAATGATGAAACAGAAGATGATTACTCGATACGCGCAGCCAATCAGCTCGAAGAAAAGATCCTTGAACTCGGAGCCGAAAACGTGATGGCATTTATTGCCGAGCCTGTCGTTGGCGCGACATCAGGAGCAGTGCCCGCAACGAAAGGATATTTTAAACGTATACGCGAGATTTGTGACACTCATGATGTTTTGCTCATTTTGGATGAAGTCATGTGTGGCATTGGTCGAAGCGGAAGTCTATTCGCCTTTGAACTTGAAGACATTGAGCCAGATTTAGTCTGTATCGCAAAAGGATTAGGCGCAGGTTACCAACCTATTGGTGCCACAGTAGCCAATGACAAAGTCTACCATTCAATCGCCAGTGGCAGCGGTTTTTTCCAACACGGCCATACCTATATGGCGCATCCAACTGCCTGTGCATGCGCGCTAGCAACCATTGACACAATAATAGACGAACAACTGATCGATGCTGTCAATCACTTCGGAGGTAAACTAAAGCAAGCCTTTGTGGAACAACTAGGCCCTTTGCCCAACATAGGAGACATACGTGGTAAGGGATTGTTTCTGGGTATCGAGTTGGTCAAAGACAAAACAACCAAAGCTCCCCTTCCTAGCAGCACCCAAGCTCATAACATGATAAAAGCGCATGCGATGCAAAATGGTTTAATGTGCTATCCAATGGCTGGCACGATTGATGGCAAGAACGGACACCATATTTTACTTGCGCCTCCATTTATCCTTCAAGATGGGCATATCGAAGAAATAGTTAGTAAGTTAAAAACCACTATCGATGAGGTATCAAAAGGATGGATCTAATGTCTTCAGATAATGATAAACATACTCAGCGCGCCATTATTGTCGCACCCAATGGCGCTCGCAAAACCAAGCAGGATCACCCGAATATTCCACTAACAGAAACAGAAATCATTAGAGAAGTGATCGCGTGCCGAGACGCTGGAGCTGCGATGGTTCATCTCCATTGCCGTGACGACAGCGGGCGCCATAGCCTTGATGTCACACTCAATCAACGCCTCTATGAGCATGTCAAACACACCGTGGGGGATTCTATAATAATCCAATTAACCACTGAATCGGTTGGCCTATATTCGCCTGAGCAACAAAAACAGCTAATAAGAGCCGTTAAACCAGAGGCCGCTTCATTCGCATTGCGTGAGTTAGTCCCAGAGGTTGCTAACCTAAGTGACTGCCGAGCTTTTTTCCACTGGGTAGCAGAGCAAGGCATTATCAGCCAAATTATCTTGCATGAACAACCCGATATATCAAGGTATCTACAACTGCTCAACGATGATGTTTTACCGAGCCAAAACCAACACGCCTTAGTTGTACTAGGACGATATCAAACTCAGGGAAACCCAAGCCCTAAAGAGTTGGACGATTTGCACATTTCTGCTCTTCATCAATATGGTATTCGTATTGCAGTATGCGCCTTTGGCAAACATGAACATCAGTGTTTAACCCATGCACTAAAACAAGGTCTAGACGTTCGGGTAGGCTTTGAAAATAATCATCTTACTCCAGACGGAAAACCAGCAGCTGATAATGCTCAGCAAGTGAGACACCTCAAGGAATCGGACAATTTATTGAATATTAACTACCATGATGCATATAGTTTTCGACGAGCGCTAACAAATGGCTAGACTTTAGTTTAGTAGCAACCATGCGACAAAAGGAATGACTATGGCATCACTTAAAGGCATCTTCTCAGCACTTGTTACTCTCATTCTTTTCACAAGCCCTTTTTCTGTATTGGCAAAAGATAACTATGTCACTATTGGTACAGGTGGTGTAACGGGTGTGTATTATCCCACTGGTGGTGCCATTTGCAGACTCGTCAATAAAACTAAAGCAGCCCACGGAATTCGATGCTCCGTCGTATCCACAGGAGGCTCTATCTATAATGTTAATACCATAAGAGCAGGAGAGCTCGAAATGGGTGTTGTTCAATCTGACTGGCAATACCATGGCTATAACGGCACCAGTAAATTTGCTGATGCGGGGCCATTTAAAGAGCTTCGCTCTGTTTTCTCTGCCCACCCCGAACCTTTTACCGTAGTGGCACGCAAAGACTCGGGAATAAAAACCTTTGAAGACTTAAAAGGAAAACGGGTCAACATCGGTAACCCTGGCTCAGGTCAACGCGGAACTATGGATGTATTAATGGAGCGATACGATTGGAGTACTGAAGACTTTAAGCTTGCCTCGGAACTCAAAGCATCCGAACAATCCAAAGCATTATGTGATGGCAAGCTTGATGCAATGATCTACGTCGTTGGTCATCCTAGTGCCGCGATTCAAGAGGCCACTACCTCATGTGATAGTGATATCATCGAAGTCTCGGGCCCAGAAATTGATCAGTTAATCGCCGAGGCAAGCTACTATAGAAACGCAACTGTGCCAGGTGGGACGTACAAAGGTAACCCGGATGATGTAAACACTTTCGGCGTTGGTGCCACATTTGTCTCATCGACTGCAGTATCAGAAGAAGTGATTTATCACATCGTCAAGTCAGTGTTTGAAAATTTTAATAACTTCAAAAAACTGCATCCAGCCTTTGCTCACCTAAAAAAAGAAGAAATGATAAAAAGCGGCTTAACTGCCCCACTTCACCCTGGCGCTCTTAAGTACTATAAAGAAGCGGGACTTATTCAATAAACCTATCTTGGGATTTTTAAGCTAGCTGCTCGATTAACCATTGCTGAAATAATTGAACTTTTCGCGATGCCAGTCGGTAGCTAGGCACACTTATGTAAAAACACTGGAGAGGCGCAATGCCTCTCCACACCACAGTTAATAAGTATTGGAATGGACTAGCACTTTTGTAGAAAAACCTCACCTAACATGCAACGCACGCTGCCACCACCAATAGATTCTATTGTCTTAACATTAAATGGCATCAGTTTAGCGTGGCTAGACAATTGAGCACGCTGCGCAGGCGAAAAAGCATCATAAGCAGACTGAGACATAGCGATGACTTTATCGCCGGCATCGGTTTCCAATTCTAAAATATTGCCGCAAAATTGATTCATCTGCTCAAGGCTGATTGAAATGACTTGCTTATCTTTGGCCAGTGATTTAATTACGAAGCGACGTTCAAACTCAGGGATCACTTCATCGCAAATCACACAGAAGTGCTCACCAATAGCCATCATTACATTGGTATGATAAATCGGCTTTCCTGATGGAAGTGCAGTTTGGAAAGAGACAACACGCTCATAGCCAATGCGCTCAGCGTAATCTTCTAACACTTCACGATCGCAGCGCTGTGAGAGCGCCGCATAAATGGTTTTGTTGAGATGATCAATCACCATTACGCCCGTGCTCTCTAGATGAGCATCCTGATCTAGATAGTCCACTAAAGAGTCTTGCGACTTCACTTTGCGACCAGAGTTTTCTAGAGCGGCACATAAAGCGTCCGGTCTCACTTCTTGTTGGCGGTTTTGACACGCCATAGGAAAAGTGTACAGAGCGCCGTCAGAGGTCGTGCTAAACCAGTTGTTTGGGAATACCGCATCAGGCGTTTCAATTTGCCCTAACGGATAGTCAAATTCAATCACTTGGACGCCAGCACCACGAAGCTGATCGGCCATTACACGAAACTCTCGCATGGCCAGCTCACGTACTTGTTCTGTTGTTTGACTAACTTGGTGCTGGAACTCATTATCAAGTGCAGTTTCGGCATTGAATGCAAACTCTTTAGGCGGAACCATTACCACACAATTGGCGTTTTGCACTGTAGAAACGGCTTTTTGTTGTTTTGGTTGTTGTTTTAACATTGCAATAGACTCATTGTTTCTCACTCACTTGGGAGAATTGTAGACATATTGTTAAAATAACAATCACTGAAATCACTCCACTTTATGTTATAGAACCAGAAATATTCCTGAAAATTTCATCAAATACCATAAAGTTTACTGAAAAGTACGGAGTTAAAGATTTTTGGATGGATATTATGCAAACATTCCGATAACAAAAAGTTGTTAGGTGGTTACATTTCAAATAGTAACAGTATACCATTGATACAATACGCTATTGGTATCGATGGCTTTTCAACGTCGTGTATTTGAAGGCTAGTTATGTTTAAAAAATTCGAAGGCTTCACAAAGCCCTTTCCTAACGAAGAACCTACGCAGCCACCCTATGGGATTTGGGCATTTTGCCGCTATTATACCCGAGGCTTTGAGCGCCCGCTGATTATCATGTCTCTAATGGCTATGATCATCGCCATTGCAGAAGTCTCCCTTTTTGGCGCTATGGGCAATTTGGTTGATTGGTTAACGCACAGCAGCCCTGATACGTTTTGGCAAGACAATAAAACTGAGCTAATACTGTATGGCGGTCTTATACTCATTGTCATGCCTATTTTAGTAACCGCTTATTCTCTTATTATTCATCAAACTCTGCTCGGCAATTACCCAATGTCGATTCGCTGGCTTGCTCACCGTTATCTACTCAAGCAAAGTCTCAACTTCTATCAAGATGATTTTGCCGGACGCGTTGCAACTAAAGTGATGCAAACATCGCTTGCCGTTCGTGAAACCGTGATGAAGTCGATGAATGTGTTCGTTTATGTCTCGGTTTACTTTACCGCTATCGTGGTCTTGTTAGCTCAAGCCGATTGGCGTTTGATGATCCCAATGTTGGTCTGGCTGGCTTGTTATATCGGTATCCAAATCCATTTTGTACCTAAACTCAAAGGCGTAGCCTCAGAGCAAGCCGATGCACGATCCACCATGACAGGTCGCATTGTTGACAGCTACACCAATATTGCAACCGTTAAACTCTTCTCTCACAGTAAACGCGAAACCGAATACGCAGAAAAAGGCATGCAAGGCTTTCTTGATACTGTGTATCGTCAAATGAGATTAGTGACAGGATTTGATGTCGCAGTAGAAATATCCAACTATTTGTTGGTCTTTTCTGTTGCCTCCCTTTCCATTGTACTTTGGATGGATAGCTCAATTAGCATAGGAGCCATCGCGATTGCGATTGCGCTGGCGCTGCGCATTAACGGCATGTCAATGTGGATCATGTGGGAAGTCGGTGCTTTATTTGAAAACATGGGCACTGTAGTTGATGGGATGAAAACACTCTCAAAGCCCATTGATATCAAAGATAAAGAGCAAGCTAAGCCGCTACAGGTCAATCAAGGATCGATTGAATTCGATAACGTTAGTTTTCATTATGGAGATGAAAACAAAGGCGTGATCAGCGATCTCAACCTCAAGATCAAACCGGGTGAAAAAGTCGGACTAGTTGGCCGCTCAGGTGCCGGTAAGTCGACCTTAGTTAACTTGCTGCTACGCTTTCACGATGTAGAGAGTGGCTGTATTAAAATCGATAATCAAATCATCTCTGATGTAACCCAAGATTCACTGCGCAGCAACATAGGCATGGTGACTCAAGATACCTCACTGCTTCATCGCTCAATTCGTGACAACATTTTGTATGGGAATCCAGATGCGACGGAAGAGGATTTGCTCAAAGCCACCAAGCAGGCTCACGCCCATGAGTTTATAGAAACGCTTAACGACCCGTTTGGCAACGATGGCTATGACGCTCAAGTTGGTGAGCGCGGAGTCAAACTGTCGGGCGGACAAAGGCAGCGTATTGCGATTTCCCGAGTATTACTCAAAGATGCTCCTATTCTTATCCTAGATGAGGCGACATCAGCGCTCGATTCAGAGGTGGAAGCGGCGATTCAAGAAAGCCTAAATGAGTTGATGCAAGGTAAAACCGTTATCGCGATCGCACATAGGTTATCCACCATCGCGGCCATGGATCGCCTGATCGTGCTCGATAAAGGTCAAGTCATCGAACAAGGCACACACAGTGAGCTAATCCAAAGCGAAGGCATTTACGCTCAGCTCTGGGCGCATCAAACCGGTGGCTTTATTGGTGAAGAGGCCGCAGACGCAAAAATCGCATAATCATGGGTTTTAAATCCTATTAACCAAGTAAAATAATGGCGACAAACTGGACAGCTGCTGTCGCCATTTATTTTCAAGTCATATTGATAGGTCGATAAGGAATTGGATAGGAATTAGTTCGGGACTCTCACAACTCCTTGCTGAAAATGCAGCTAAGTACTAGCGATAGTCGCCAGCTATAACAATTTTATTGCTTTAGTGATACCAAACTAGGGAATAATGAATCTGAATTGACTGGTAGACTTTCGCATGACGACATGGTGTCATAATAGGTTATCGCTATTGGCTTTGTTGTAGTTAACGCAATATGAGCTGAACTAACCCACGCCTTGCATGTATCTGATGAAATGTTCCCCCAATTTCCGTTTATATTGCATAAATACGCTCTCATTGGAACCCCACTCTCACTCACTAACCTTACGATTCCCGAGCTAAGTGTTTGTATCTCGTTTACTTTCCCTTCACAAGTAACAGCTGCATTAGCCCCGAATGTTAAGCACAAAGAGCTTAGCGATATTGAATAAAAGAACAGTTTACATTTCATATTTTGCCTATATTAAACTTTATACTTATATCATTTTACTCGTACGCATGTGCGTTGTTCTCTTTAGAATAGTGAAAGTGCACACGAATAACCATCTGAAAAATAATATCTTATCAGATTTTCACCCAACATACCATCTAGCATAAATGCGCAAAGCTTTACTACATTTGTCTGATATTTAGAAACTCCAAATATTGATCTGCTTGTATCCAACAGGATACTTTAATAAAGGAATATAGTCCTACTATGGAGGTGACTATGACAAAACGAAAAAACAGAAGTTATACCGATGAGTTTCGTCGAGAAACGGTAGCCTTGATTCCTGAACAAGGCTACAACGTTTCAAAGGCGACTGAACCTTTGGGTGTCACAGACAAGCTTCTTTACAACTGGTAAGCGAAATTTGAAGCTGAGAACTGATTCAGGACAGGCACCCAAAGACAAAATCGATGGAGAATCAAAAATTCTCAAGGTGGTATGGAGAATTTACCTGCCTCTTTACTGAAATTTTTAAGTTTTAATTTCTAGCCATCAATCACCAACCTTTGAACATTAAGGTTCAGAGCGTTAAGTGAAAGTTGGCGAAACATTCACTTTGCAACAGAGCCCTAAAACGGGTTAGAAACCAAGATAGCTTTTCATTTTATCAATCTGACTTTTCGTACCAAGATCCTCAGAAGCTTGCTCTAAAGAAGTGGCACCTCCTAAATTTCCAGCCAAATCGGTGAATAGCCTTGTCATTAGCTGATTTTGATTTCTGGCTGGGTATCTATGGGTTCTTTTTTGTATTTGATCACGCTCTGAGCGCTCACGCCATCGAGTTACCATCGGCTCCACTAGCTCATCTAAACCTCGATCTTTGATATACCCCTCAAACAATCCTACCATGATATTCTCATCACTGTTAACGACACCTAAAACAAGTTCAGCTAAGGCTGGATAAGCGTTTTCTCTAGCACTTAGGGTTGCCTCATCATTGAGTACTAAGACATCCTCAACTATTCTCGTCATTACCTCGGTTAGTGCCTCATTTAAGTTTGGTGAGGTATTGGCTATAGCTGTCATACCTCCTTCAGCAGATAGCAGATGCATGACTTCATGGCGCGCAAAATGTTCTCCACCTGGACCATCGAAGGCATAAATAGGATTCCCCGGGAGGTTCTGTGAAGTAAAGCCGAGAGACTTTGTTGTTTCTATATATGTTTTAGCGGCTTCCCTTGTTGGGTAGGGAGGCTCTGAAGATAATAAACTATCCTCAAAAAATTTATCAATAAGCTCTTCTTTATCAACGAATTGCAATATGCCGTTATCTTTTGTGTGTGAATAAAATTGATCAAATTTCTCTGAAAATTTCATTAACTTTTGGTTAAAGTTTTCCCTAAAGTTAATATTTCTAACTGCGCTACGATACTCCTCCACCGTTTGAGGGACTCTCTCATCTCTATCAATACCATACCCCGATTCTTCTGCTTCAGATGTCGCTCCTCCCTGCAGACTTTCATCTTCAATTACCGGAGCCATTGTCTCTTCACCATTACCCTCGCCAAACACATTCAAAGTAAAGGTTTCCGGCTCTGACACTACTTCCTCTGCTCTCCCTTCAGTTAATGTATCTGGCAGAGATACCGCACCATCCCCCATATTTTCGTTGTTGGGCCGGCTTCCTACTCCACTCTCACTCCCCGCTGTTGGGCGATAGGCGGGCCTTGTTCCACTAGCTGTACTTCCACTTTCTCTACCCGTAGCCGATGGTGATGGGCCACCGGCAAATATTCTCGGATCAATCGGCATATCTGGTGGCGCTCCGCTTTCAATGCTGTCAGCAATCTGGCCCGCCAATTGCTGAAGACCTGCGAGGCGTTGACCTCCGGGTAAAAGCTGCAGTAGCCCAGTCATGACTTGATCAGCAACCGCTCCTTTAGTACTTGCCTGAGCCGCCGATTGCTCCGCTTCAAAGATTGAATCACCACGTTGATTGCTGCGAACCAAAGACGAAAAAGAGGCAAGCTTTGCAATTGGATTACTGAAACTGCGTAAGTACTGTGCAAAATCACTATCGGCAAACGTCACTTGCAGCTTATAAGGTACAGGCTCTGCTTTAACCCCGATGTCAACTTTTTTCCCCTGCTCTGCCAAATAGGTCAGGTAATGAATGTAGGCATCTAAGTCATTGGAAGGCCGCCTTCTCTCTGACTCTCTCAGCGCATTGAGCATGTTAGAAGCCAATAGATCTATGGTATATGGCCCACCTTTGGTAGTAGGTAATCTCCGCCGGTATTCGTAAAAGTTGTAGGGCGTCGCCGATTCAATGTCGAACCATAGTCCAGAATTTCGCCCTCTTGCTTCGGGCAGTGCAAACGTATTAACTTG is part of the Vibrio aquimaris genome and encodes:
- a CDS encoding ABC transporter ATP-binding protein; the protein is MFKKFEGFTKPFPNEEPTQPPYGIWAFCRYYTRGFERPLIIMSLMAMIIAIAEVSLFGAMGNLVDWLTHSSPDTFWQDNKTELILYGGLILIVMPILVTAYSLIIHQTLLGNYPMSIRWLAHRYLLKQSLNFYQDDFAGRVATKVMQTSLAVRETVMKSMNVFVYVSVYFTAIVVLLAQADWRLMIPMLVWLACYIGIQIHFVPKLKGVASEQADARSTMTGRIVDSYTNIATVKLFSHSKRETEYAEKGMQGFLDTVYRQMRLVTGFDVAVEISNYLLVFSVASLSIVLWMDSSISIGAIAIAIALALRINGMSMWIMWEVGALFENMGTVVDGMKTLSKPIDIKDKEQAKPLQVNQGSIEFDNVSFHYGDENKGVISDLNLKIKPGEKVGLVGRSGAGKSTLVNLLLRFHDVESGCIKIDNQIISDVTQDSLRSNIGMVTQDTSLLHRSIRDNILYGNPDATEEDLLKATKQAHAHEFIETLNDPFGNDGYDAQVGERGVKLSGGQRQRIAISRVLLKDAPILILDEATSALDSEVEAAIQESLNELMQGKTVIAIAHRLSTIAAMDRLIVLDKGQVIEQGTHSELIQSEGIYAQLWAHQTGGFIGEEAADAKIA
- a CDS encoding arginine deiminase-related protein encodes the protein MLKQQPKQQKAVSTVQNANCVVMVPPKEFAFNAETALDNEFQHQVSQTTEQVRELAMREFRVMADQLRGAGVQVIEFDYPLGQIETPDAVFPNNWFSTTSDGALYTFPMACQNRQQEVRPDALCAALENSGRKVKSQDSLVDYLDQDAHLESTGVMVIDHLNKTIYAALSQRCDREVLEDYAERIGYERVVSFQTALPSGKPIYHTNVMMAIGEHFCVICDEVIPEFERRFVIKSLAKDKQVISISLEQMNQFCGNILELETDAGDKVIAMSQSAYDAFSPAQRAQLSSHAKLMPFNVKTIESIGGGSVRCMLGEVFLQKC
- a CDS encoding transposase → MTKRKNRSYTDEFRRETVALIPEQGYNVSKATEPLGVTDKLLYNW